Proteins encoded together in one Benincasa hispida cultivar B227 chromosome 1, ASM972705v1, whole genome shotgun sequence window:
- the LOC120090385 gene encoding acyl-CoA C20 Delta5-desaturase-like has product MSLIPQMEGTRKELEDKNIDRKAMAVEDECRAMPPGRRPIFRRKWTTLDKRSAGAFLVMHFLCLLAPFHFTWPAFWLAFVLYVITGLFGLTLSYHRHLTHKSFKLPKWLEYTFAYIGVHTFQGDPIDWVSTHRYHHQFVDTERDPHTPTQGFWFGHIAWIFDSYGLTKKVSPKHVEDFEKRDEKRKSLSNIFVGYVKYGRPNNVEDLQKQAFYRFLRRTYILHHFGLAVVLYLVGGLPFLVWGMGVRTVCFQHVTFAVNSLGHMWGNQQWNTGDQSRNNWVLALLIFGEGWHNNHHAFEYSARHGLEWWQLDATWWVILFLEAVGLATDLKLPSQHHMQKLAIQPKSE; this is encoded by the exons ATGTCTCTCATTCCTCAAATGGAGGGAACCAGGAAAGAGCTGgaagataaaaatattgatCGTAAGGCAATGGCGGTGGAAGACGAATGTCGGGCGATGCCACCCGGACGAAGGCCGATTTTCCGAAGAAAATGGACAACTTTAGACAAACGTTCTGCTGGTGCTTTTCTGGTTATGCATTTCCTTTGTCTCTTGGCACCATTTCATTTCACATGGCCAGCCTTTTGGCTTGCCTTTGTACTCTACGTTATCACTGGCTTGTTCGGTTTGACGCTCTCGTACCACCGACATCTCACACACAAGAGTTTCAAACTTCCCAAATGGCTCGAATACACATTTGCTTATATTGGAGTCCATACTTTTcaa GGCGATCCAATTGACTGGGTGAGTACGCATAGATATCACCATCAATTTGTGGATACCGAAAGAGATCCACACACTCCTACACAAGGGTTTTGGTTTGGACACATTGCTTGGATATTTGATTCATATGGTTTAACTAAAAAAGTTAGCCCAAAACATGTCGAAGATtttgagaaaagagatgaaaaacgAAAGAGTTTAAGCAATATTTTTGTGGGATATGTGAAGTATGGAAGACCAAACAATGTTGAGGATTTACAAAAGCAAGCGTTTTATAGATTTCTTCGAAGAACATAcattcttcatcattttggtcTTGCAGTTGTCCTCTATCTTGTCGGAGGGCTTCCTTTCCTCGTTTGGGGAATG GGTGTAAGAACCGTATGCTTTCAACATGTCACTTTCGCTGTGAACTCTTTAGGCCACATGTGGGGAAACCAGCAATGGAACACTGGGGATCAGTCCAGAAATAATTG GGTGTTGGCATTACTTATATTTGGAGAAGGATGGCACAACAACCACCATGCATTTGAGTACTCAGCTCGACATGGCCTAGAATGGTGGCAATTAGATGCAACTTGGTGGGTCATTTTGTTTCTTGAAGCTGTAGGGCTAGCCACTGATTTGAAGTTACCCTCTCAACACCACATGCAGAAGTTGGCCATTCAACCTAAGAGCGAGTGA
- the LOC120079986 gene encoding uncharacterized protein LOC120079986, protein MVVEYQEERTPETTSHSEPSMSNEGKPAVLLNTPFPRRLKKKNDEQQFKRFLELLRQLHINIPLIEALDQMPKYVNFFKDILTKKRRVGETEVLALMQECKALVNNNLPKKQKDPGSFTVSCLIEELDVGHALWDLEANINLMPLSIFKKLRIGEVQPTSVTLQLANRTIKYPEGKIEDVLVKVDNFIFPANFIILDYEADKEVPIILGRPFLATGKVLIDVHKRELTMRVENQEVKFNVLNALKFQDSEDCQLNNIELPEEETQVCEVLTLEENMKESEPQSLSEGRTKPMRPSLEEPPELELKLLPSHLKYAFLGANKLYL, encoded by the coding sequence ATGGTAGTAGAATATCAAGAAGAAAGAACGCCTGAGACCACAAGCCATTCAGAACCAAGTATGTCTAACGAGGGAAAACCTGCGGTGCTACTAAACACACCATTCCCTAGAcgcttgaagaagaagaatgatgaacaacaattTAAGCGTTTTCTTGAACTCCTAAGGCAACTGCATATCAATATTCCACTTATAGAGGCCTTGGatcaaatgccaaaatatgtcaatttttttaaggacattttgACGAAGAAAAGGAGAGTCGGCGAGACGGAGGTACTTGCGCTAATGCAGGAATGCAAAGCATTAGTAAACAACAATCTACCCAAGAAACAGAAGGACCCTGGGAGCTTTACAGTTTCGTGCTTGATAGAAGAGTTGGATGTGGGACATGCGTTATGGGATTTGGAAGCAAACATTAATCTCATGCCACTCTCAATCTTTAAGAAATTGAGAATTGGCGAAGTACAACCCACTTCTGTTACTCTTCAGCTCGCTAACAGAACAATCAAGTACCCagaaggaaagattgaagatgttctaGTAAAAGTTGACAACTTCATATTCCCagcaaattttattattttagactATGAAGCGGACAAGGAGGTACCAATTATTCTTGGACGCCCCTTTCTAGCTACTGGAAAAGTTTTAATAGACGTGCATAAACGAGAATTGACTATGCGCGTAGAAAATCAAgaggtgaagtttaatgtgttaaacGCATTAAAATTCCAGGATAGTGAAGATTGTCAACTGAACAATATAGAGTTGCCTGAAGAAGAGACCCAAGTGTGCGAGGTCCTTACGTTGGAGGAAAACATGAAAGAATCAGAGCCGCAAAGTCTGAGTGAAGGGCGAACGAAACCGATGCGTCCATCACTAGAGGAACCACCTGAACTCGAGTTGAAACTGTTACCTAGTCATCTGAAATATGCCTTCCTTGGAGCAAATAAACTTTACCTGTAA